A single region of the Oncorhynchus keta strain PuntledgeMale-10-30-2019 chromosome 4, Oket_V2, whole genome shotgun sequence genome encodes:
- the LOC127929646 gene encoding leucine-rich repeat transmembrane neuronal protein 2-like produces MGFHSRWPLVGPAPTALCLCVFSMLLCLPSPASCTTCPQKCRCEDQQFYCDTQGLEAPPDGVDRGALGLSLRHNSVAELSPDQFYGFSQLTWLHLDHNQITTVQEDAFQGLYKLKDLNLSSNRITKLPNTTFIHLINLQILDLSFNLMTALEPELFHGLRKLQILHLRSNSLRTTPVRAFWDCRSLEYLGLSNNRLRSLARNGFAGLIKLRELHLEHNQLTKINLAHFPRLVALQFLYLQWNKISNLTCGMEWTWTTLEKMDLTGNEIRVLTPDVFETLPNLKILLLDNNKLGSLDPLVLDMWRSLGTVGLSSNLWECTKGICSLATWLSTFKGRWEHSILCHTPEYAQGEEILDAVYGFQLCLNFTVPPPVVLTTTTLSMVTDSPTGTTAEVTSSLFGVMKQTPTQGYYGDLGRFTTVTTTTAAPRPALATTVEGGGGAVVGVPEDFSETDNTVLTQRVIIGTMVLLFTFFLVIFVVFISRKCCPPTMRRIRQCSAMQNRRQMRTQQRQQMADLATQVPYNEYEPSHEEGALVIINGYGQCKCQQLPYKECEV; encoded by the exons ATGG GTTTCCATTCAAGGTGGCCATTGGTGGGACCTGCACCAACGGcattgtgcctgtgtgtgttcagCATGCTGCTGTGCCTGCCGTCTCCTGCGTCATGCACAACCTGCCCCCAGAAATGCCGTTGCGAAGACCAGCAGTTCTACTGCGACACCCAAGGACTGGAGGCGCCCCCGGACGGCGTTGACAGGGGGGCCCTGGGGTTATCGCTCCGCCACAACAGCGTCGCTGAACTGAGCCCGGACCAGTTCTATGGCTTCTCCCAGCTCACCTGGCTCCACCTGGACCACAACCAGATCACCACGGTGCAGGAGGACGCCTTCCAGGGGCTCTACAAACTCAAAGACCTCAACCTGAGCTCCAACCGGATCACAAAGCTGCCAAACACAACCTTCATCCACCTCATCAACCTACAGATCCTGGATCTGTCCTTCAACCTGATGACTGCGCTGGAGCCTGAGCTGTTTCATGGCCTCCGCAAGCTGCAGATCCTCCACCTGCGCTCCAACTCGCTGCGCACCACCCCCGTCCGGGCCTTCTGGGACTGCCGCAGCCTTGAGTACCTGGGTCTGTCAAACAACCGGCTGCGAAGCCTGGCCCGGAACGGCTTCGCAGGCCTCATTAAACTCAGAGAACTCCACTTGGAACACAACCAGCTGACTAAGATCAACCTGGCTCATTTCCCCCGCCTGGTGGCTCTGCAGTTCCTTTATCTGCAGTGGAACAAGATCTCCAACCTGACCTGCGGTATGGAGTGGACCTGGACCACGCTGGAGAAGATGGACCTCACGGGGAACGAGATCCGGGTGCTGACCCCGGACGTGTTCGAGACGCTGCCCAACCTGAAGATCCTCCTACTGGATAACAACAAGCTAGGCAGCCTGGACCCTCTGGTCTTGGATATGTGGCGGTCTCTAGGTACCGTGGGGCTGTCCAGCAACCTTTGGGAATGTACCAAAGGGATCTGCTCCCTGGCCACTTGGCTTAGCACCTTCAAGGGGAGGTGGGAACACTCCATCCTGTGTCACACCCCCGAGTACGCCCAGGGCGAGGAGATACTGGATGCCGTTTATGGATTCCAGCTTTGTCTGAATTTTACGGTGCCGCCACCTGTCGTCTTGACCACAACCACTTTGTCAATGGTCACGGACTCGCCGACAGGCACGACGGCGGAGGTCACCAGCTCTCTGTTCGGAGTAATGAAGCAGACACCTACACAGGGCTACTACGGGGATTTGGGGCGGTTTACGACCGTAACGACAACGACCGCCGCGCCACGACCCGCCCTGGCAACCACGGTGGAGGGCGGGGGTGGAGCGGTGGTGGGAGTCCCCGAGGACTTCTCGGAGACGGACAACACGGTCCTAACCCAGAGGGTGATCATCGGAACGATGGTCCTTCTGTTTACCTTCTTCCTCGTCATTTTCGTTGTGTTCATCTCACGGAAGTGCTGCCCTCCTACCATGCGCAGGATACGCCAGTGCTCGGCCATGCAGAACCGCCGCCAGATGAGGACCCAGCAGCGGCAGCAAATGGCGGACCTGGCCACGCAGGTACCCTACAACGAGTACGAGCCCAGCCACGAGGAGGGAGCGCTGGTTATCATCAACGGCTACGGGCAGTGCAAGTGTCAACAGCTGCCTTACAAAGAGTGTGAAGTGTAA